The Lonchura striata isolate bLonStr1 chromosome 6, bLonStr1.mat, whole genome shotgun sequence nucleotide sequence TTTCAGCACAAAACcactattttcttttccattggaGCCCATGGAGCAAAGCAGAGATGATTCACCCTCAACCTCAAATAAAATCGGGCTTGTTGAAATTccagctgcctccagcagcttcccagAGCCCATCCTCTGCCCGCCTCGCTGCCTCGGGTGAAAACGAAGGACAAAATGTTCACCATTTAAAATCCAATCGGTGTTTTACCAGCTGCGCTAAAGCTGGGGGGATGGAGCCGTGAGCCGCATGGGCAAACATCTGGCGAGGAAGAACAtctggcagaggctgcaggcGGGCGGGGCAGGGAGACGGGAACTGTGGGAACCTTGGGTTTGctttggggtctcgtgtggtggtgaAGTCTCTCCTCTAagctgtgcttccaaagaaaaactctgcagcctcttgttgttcggtcttaAGACAATTTATTGCTGATTATTTAACAGATTgtgttctcgggctgcggctgtttgatcagcagcccaggcagggatgcacacactcctgacaccctgactgtggtgttttcttcttctctctcctcactTAGGGCTGTTGCTATCTTTtgtaagatatattacgtataacatgtttacaattatttcTCAATATTTACTACTTATATTattaagtggtttttttttttactttaaaccaatttgtgagtgccaacattactaagaacatggaggtaaggaagaagaaggaggaagaacaggattaGCTTACTTTCCTCTATCTTAgaaagaacatggaggtaaggaagaagaaggaggaagaacaggatcagccgaCTTTCCTctatcttagaacttctgacccccatgtacaaagtaaaaacccccctgtacatgtgttaaaacccccttgtacaatactaaaaaaattgccccctctactttgtaactacttttgctatactatctaaccctttgtgactgcttctTCTACCTTTAAAGTTAGTCATTCATTCTATAGCTCAAACTtaagacattttgagttcctaCAGGGAAGCGCCGTGCGAGGAAAACCGTGAGAAAAGCCCAATTGTCTCTGTTAGCATCCTCCGGGGGGGATGCAGCGCTGCCGAAGGGAGCCACGCCGCGGGTGGGGCGGTCACGGGTGTCCCCAGCGCCGGGACCGCCCCGAGGCGTCCCCGCCCCCGGGCGGCTCCAGAGcagccgcggagccgccgcacGCCGGTGAGGGATGCGGGGGAATCCCGGGGGGAACGGGGGGATAAAGCACAGGAATGCTCGGAGGGGAAAGGTTCGGGGTGCTCCGGTGGCCTGGGAGGGCGGGGTGGGAGCTCCGCGGTTTGGGGCGCACGGGAAGCCCCGGCTGGTTCGAGGGGTGATGGAGGCACCGTCACTGCGGGGAGATCCACGGGTGTTTGCGACTCGCGgggggctgcacagccctgcccgtGCCCCCAAATCCTTGCGGGGTGAGACAGAAGCCCGTTATAATAAGTTGGCATTGGAAGACAGAAGATACTGCCTGGACTTTGTAAGAAATGCTTTTTAGTCTCACCcgtctttatttttctgttctggCAGTTGCGTTTAGGAGTGAATAGGTTTGAGTTCTGCAGGAATATCACCGAAGGGGAGAGAACTGGTGTTTCTTTCCCAAATAGAAATCTTTTTCTGCTTAATGTGAACATAGGGAATGTTTGGGGTCAGCTCTGGGATGCTCCCTGCAGCTGATCCTGGGCTGAGACAGAGAGAGCTCAGGTAAACTCGAGCTCAGCTGCCCAAATGCTGCTGGAAATCAGAGCTCAAGTACTCTATGAGGAGTGGAtgaaggagctgggaaaggggctcagcctggacaAAAGGATGTTCAGGGGGGACCTTCTCACTCTCCACAATTCCCTCACAGGAGGATGGATCTGGGAgggattcaggctctgctccccgGGAACAAGAGACAGGATGAGAGAAAATGGTCTCATGCTGCACTAGAGGAGGTTTAAGCGGATATTAGgggaaatttcttcatggaaaagtTTGTTCAGCCCTGACACGGCTGCTCAGGgcggtggtggagtccccatccctggagggatttaaaagccacgtggatgtggcacttggggactcagtgctgggggaatggttggGCTCCATGGgcttagagggcttttccagccccactGATGCTGTGATTCTCTGCAATCCAGCGCTGGGGCACTGCTGAAAAAGTGGGAGAAAACCAGATAACCCAGAGGGCATTTCCAGAGCTCCGggagctccagcactgcagtgacaGAGAGGAGGTGACACCGGGCTCCACGCCTGGCTGCAGAGGATTAGTGGGGTTTGGGGACTTTGGTTACAGACTCCAAAACTGTCCAGACGTGTCCCCAGATCTGTCTGGGGGACACAAGGGTCTGGCCACCTTGTCCCAAGGGTGCCTAAGGGGATAAAACTTGGGGTTTGCTGCTCCCTGAGGTGTTCCAGGGGGATCATGCAGGACGTCCCCTGGAGCAGCACAAGGAGCACACCATGGAGCACACCTGACCTGGCTGTGTGTGCACCCCAAACTCTGGCTTTAGAAAGAGCCCAGAAGGCAAATAAAAGCTTTGGGAGATATGGGCTGCTCAAACACTCTGGATTCTGCTGGGAAGGCTGCCTTAAAAACCCCGTGGGCTCAGGAGAATGATTGTTTTGCAGGAAGAGAAGCGATTTGCTAGCTGTGAAACTTGGGGGTTTGTTACTCCTGAGGCAGGGCAGCCACACCTCCTGCAGGCTTTGTGCATCCGAATGTTTCTTTCAAAGAGAATTTGCCTTCTCTGTTTtaaatttggatttattttttttttccttctcttccctcgTTTCTGGctctccctttttccttctcttatgAATGCTCCCTTTGATGGGAGGAACCCAGCTCGGGCTATTCCTGAGCACAGGCAGGTGTGTGTTTGCTGCGTGTTTTGTGGACTCACAAAACTTGCAAAGCAGCTTTTATCTGGCCCGGAGCCGCTGTGTCCCTCCCATGGTGCCCTCCGGCTGGAATGGGACAGTTGTGATGTATGGGAGAGGAAAGGGGACCTGGATGGGTGGCTGCCACCCTCCCCTGCCCATTCCAGGCCGTCCCAAGTGTCACAGGGTGGCTGCATGTCCCCGATGTGCTGCGCTGGATTTGCAGCTCCTGGCTGATGCTGTGCCTGCATCCCCCAGGGATcccatttggggttttttttttaatggaaatggaaatCCTGGATGGTGCCTCAAGGCTGGGGAAGTGGATAACACTGGGAGTGTTGTAAGCTCGGTGGTGGATTTCCTCCCGAGGGtggctgggctggtgctggagctcaccctgggtcaggggtggctctgtgtggtggaaaagtctctcctccaacccgagcttccaaggaaaggctcagcagtctctgttgttggtctcaaggcagtttattgtgagttatctaaaagattttcttctggggctgctgtggtttgctcacagctcaggcagaggcacacacacaccctgacttcctctctgaccccgactgcttcttctctccccacccagggctgctgctctcttttatatggtacattacgtgttacatggttacagtttttccccaatacctactacctatactaaatggtgattttctatattttatatggtacattatgtgttacatgtttatagtttttccccaatacctactacctatattacaaagtgcttttctactctaaaccaacctgtgagtgccaacatcaccaagaacatggaggtaaggaaggagaaagagggaggacagggcaggcccaaatcccaaatcgaTCTTAAAatctctgacccccatgtacaaaacttaaacccccctgtacagcactcaaaaactcttccctctactttgtaactacttctactataatatctaaacttttttgactgcttgttcttcctgcaaggttggtaaatcattccatgttcaaactcaaaatcacagctgtttccagctgcctgacaGGGTCTCAATTGCTTCTGACCTGGgtctggaacctccaaaaatgtctgagggacactTTGAGTTCTGACAGGCTGGATCCACCCCGAGCATTCaggctgctcacagcagtgcctCCTGTTTATCCCACAGGTGTTGGACAGGATTTCTTCTCTGGCACCACAGCTGtcagctctgctgagcaggTACGTGATGGCAACTCAGCAATTCCCATCACTTGCCACTCTGAACTGTAATTCCCTCAAAAATTCTCTGGTTTTTGGATGGGGCAGGTTAAGAATGACTGATgcttcctttttgtttgtttggttttttttttaggaaaaatgtCCGACGGTTTCTCTGTAAGTATGGATTTCTTTAAAGATCTGtgggggctgtggctgtggtCTTGAAGCAGAGACCTtgggctgggatgggagggaACAGGTCCTTGCTAAGCTGCTCAATCCCCAAAACCTCTGTGGTTCTGTCAGCAGTGTTCTGGACaagcccagggagcagctgagagCTGAGCTCCTGCCCTTGGCCACGCTGCAGGCTACCAAAGGTGGACTTTGGAGACCTCAGTGTGATCCCAGCAGGAATCTCCCCCAGCTGACCTTTGTCCTCTCCTCTGTCCCCAGTTATCTGATGCCTTGGCCAACAGCAACAACCCGgccccctgtgcccccccagcccagggctggcccTCCTGGGGGAACcaaccagcagctcctggtgcctTCCCAGGGTATCCTGGGGCACCTGGAGCCTAtcctggagcaccaggagcctGTCCTGGGGCACCAGGAGCTTAtcctggagcaccaggagcttatcctggagcaccaggagcataccctggagcacctggagctTATCCTGGAGCTTATCCTGGAggaccagcaggaccaggagcatatccaggagcacctggagcatTCCCTGGAGCTCCACCAGCAACGGGGCCGTTTCCTGCCCCAGGACAACCATCCAGTGGCCCTGGATCTGGGCCTTCTGCTCCTCAGGCAGGACCAACTCCTCCTCAGGGAGGACCAACTCCTCCTCAGGGAGGACCAGCTCTTCCTCAGGGAGGACCGACCCCTCCAATGGTAATGGCTCCATCATTATGAGGGTTTCTGTGTCCTCGGTGGCTGATTTTGCTTGGCCACGGGAGGGGCCTGgggctggctgtccccaggggtggCACTAGGCCTTTGATATGATTTTTTGCTGACACCAAATTCCTGTTGTCTCCCAGAAAGTCCCCTTTGAGctgcccctgcaggcaggactCATCCCTCGGCTGCTCATCACCATCACTGGGACTGTGAACCCCAACCCAGACAGGTACTGGGGGGTCCAGCTCCGAGGGTGGGGGGGCTTCCATGGGGCACAGATGGGTGGAACAGGGGGGCTGGAATTTGCTTTCCATTCCTGAATAACCCTTGCCTGGTGTAATATCAAATATTACACCAAACAAACGTGTAAACGCTCTGTTGTTGCTCTGTGGGGTTTCCTCTCTGCTATTTTTGGGAAGTTCTGTCACAGAATTAGGGGAAttctgaaacagaatttttgtAGCAAAAGCAGCAATTCCATTATTGTTTTTGCAGGTTTTCACTGGATTTCAAGAGAGGGAATGACGTTGCCTTCCACTTCAACCCCCGCTTCAATGAAGACTTCAGGAAAGTCATTGTCTGCAATTCCATGTTTCAAAAtacctgggggaaggaggagaggacTTCCAAGTTTCCATTTGAAGCTGGAAAACCCTTCAAGGTACCAGAAAAACCCATCCCAGCTCAGTCTCAGTGCCCCAGAAGCAGTGAGAGGGTTTGGGCAGCAAGACCTGTGTTAAGGACAGTGATGCTTTTGCACAGGAATCAGCTCCCAGGGGTGTTGCTGctctttttcccagctcttctgacccctcctgcagctccagctgcccagggcaTAACTTCTCCCCCCTTCACGGATTATGAAACCCTCCTTATTTACACTGTTGTTGTGCAGTGGTTGGACAGGTTTCTGTAAGATGTTTTCCCCGCTGGCAGCTCCTCACGAGGTGTGTTTTCCTGCAAAGGAGGGTCACAATGTGGGAGCCTTGCTTTGAgggactggcacagggatgAGGAGGCAGAAACTGGGCTGCAACACGGAGGAGGGAGAGCACAGGAGAGTTTTGGGAAGGCAAAGGTCGCTGG carries:
- the LGALS3 gene encoding galectin-3 produces the protein MSDGFSLSDALANSNNPAPCAPPAQGWPSWGNQPAAPGAFPGYPGAPGAYPGAPGACPGAPGAYPGAPGAYPGAPGAYPGAPGAYPGAYPGGPAGPGAYPGAPGAFPGAPPATGPFPAPGQPSSGPGSGPSAPQAGPTPPQGGPTPPQGGPALPQGGPTPPMKVPFELPLQAGLIPRLLITITGTVNPNPDRFSLDFKRGNDVAFHFNPRFNEDFRKVIVCNSMFQNTWGKEERTSKFPFEAGKPFKLQVLCETDHFKVAVNDAHLLQYNFREKRLNEVTKLCIGGDIALTSVLPTMI